In the Leptotrichia sp. oral taxon 212 genome, one interval contains:
- the cbiE gene encoding precorrin-6y C5,15-methyltransferase (decarboxylating) subunit CbiE: MKINVVGLGPGNIKYISAAGIECIKEAEILVGSARQLSDLKSIISEEQEIYILGKLGELVTYLKENIGKKITVIVSGDTGYYSLVLYLSKNLSKDILNIIPNISSYQYLFSRLGENWQNFRLASVHGREFDYVKNINDKDFAGLVLLTDDIQNPYEITKKLYDNGIRGVTVIVGENLSYDDEKITILEIEDYEKLNRKFDMNVLVLKKGENYAHI, from the coding sequence ATGAAAATAAATGTAGTAGGCTTAGGTCCAGGAAATATAAAATATATTTCTGCCGCTGGAATTGAGTGTATAAAGGAAGCAGAAATTTTAGTTGGAAGTGCAAGGCAGCTTTCAGATTTGAAAAGTATTATTTCAGAAGAACAGGAAATATATATTTTAGGCAAGCTGGGAGAACTTGTAACTTATTTGAAGGAAAATATTGGGAAGAAAATAACGGTTATTGTGTCGGGGGATACGGGATATTACAGCTTAGTACTTTATCTTTCAAAAAATTTATCTAAAGATATTCTGAACATTATTCCTAATATATCGTCTTACCAGTACCTATTTTCCAGACTGGGAGAAAACTGGCAGAATTTCAGGCTCGCAAGTGTACACGGCAGGGAATTTGATTATGTCAAAAATATAAATGATAAGGATTTTGCAGGATTGGTACTGCTTACAGATGATATCCAGAATCCTTATGAGATAACAAAAAAATTATATGATAACGGAATACGGGGTGTAACAGTAATAGTCGGAGAAAATTTATCTTATGATGATGAAAAGATAACTATACTCGAAATAGAAGATTATGAAAAATTAAACAGGAAATTTGATATGAATGTACTGGTTTTAAAGAAAGGCGAAAATTATGCACATATATGA
- a CDS encoding ATP-binding protein has translation MIRIDRKEYLDFLVKSKDRQIIKVVSGVRRCGKSTLFEIYKDFLLENGVAKNQIISINFEDMYYEELTDYKKLYEYIKSKMIENKRNYIFLDEIQHVDKFEKVVDSLFIKENTDLYITGSNAYFMSSELATLLSGRYIELKMLPLSFKEYYQTKLEYEKMEQKENRISKTLIQYYNEYIVNSSFPYTLQLDSDLKNIHEYLSGIYNSVLLKDIVARLKISDVMRLESVVKYIFDNIGNLTSLSKIANTLTSMGRKTDAKTIEKYIRGLTDSLLVHEVSRYNIKGKEFLSTLSKYYVTDLGLRQMILGNRNIDTGHILENIIYLELLRRKGNVYVGQFDKNEIDFVVINSNEIEYYQVALTVLDENTLKRELDAFKNIKDNYPKYLITLDDVMVNTGYDGIKIVNALEWLLEGKK, from the coding sequence ATGATAAGGATAGATAGAAAAGAATATTTAGATTTTTTAGTAAAATCAAAAGACAGACAGATAATAAAGGTTGTGTCTGGTGTAAGAAGATGTGGAAAATCCACTCTTTTTGAGATATATAAAGATTTTCTGCTTGAAAATGGAGTTGCAAAAAATCAGATTATATCTATAAATTTTGAAGATATGTATTATGAAGAACTTACAGATTACAAAAAACTTTACGAATATATAAAATCTAAAATGATTGAAAATAAAAGGAATTATATATTTTTAGATGAAATTCAGCATGTGGATAAATTTGAAAAAGTTGTAGACAGCCTTTTTATAAAAGAAAATACAGACTTGTATATAACAGGCTCTAATGCCTATTTTATGTCAAGCGAGCTGGCAACCCTTTTAAGTGGGCGTTATATAGAACTGAAAATGTTGCCTTTATCATTTAAGGAGTATTATCAGACTAAATTAGAATATGAAAAAATGGAGCAAAAGGAAAATAGAATATCAAAAACACTTATACAATATTATAATGAATATATAGTAAACAGTTCGTTTCCTTATACTTTACAATTAGACAGTGATTTGAAAAATATACATGAATATTTAAGTGGAATATATAACTCTGTGCTTTTAAAAGATATAGTTGCAAGATTGAAAATTTCAGATGTAATGAGACTTGAAAGTGTTGTTAAATATATATTTGATAATATCGGTAATTTGACTTCGCTTTCAAAAATAGCGAATACCTTAACCTCAATGGGAAGGAAAACGGATGCAAAAACCATTGAAAAGTATATTAGAGGGCTTACTGACAGTTTACTTGTGCATGAAGTTAGTAGATACAATATAAAAGGAAAAGAATTCCTGTCCACATTATCAAAATATTATGTTACTGATTTAGGACTTAGACAGATGATTTTAGGTAATAGAAATATAGATACGGGGCATATACTGGAAAATATAATCTATCTCGAACTGCTTAGAAGAAAAGGCAATGTATATGTCGGACAGTTTGATAAAAATGAAATTGACTTTGTTGTTATTAATTCAAATGAAATTGAGTATTATCAGGTCGCTTTGACTGTCTTAGATGAAAATACTTTAAAAAGGGAATTGGATGCCTTTAAAAATATTAAGGATAATTATCCGAAGTATCTTATAACTTTAGATGATGTAATGGTAAATACTGGCTATGACGGAATAAAGATTGTAAATGCTCTGGAGTGGTTGTTGGAAGGGAAAAAGTAA
- the cbiT gene encoding precorrin-6Y C5,15-methyltransferase (decarboxylating) subunit CbiT, translating into MHIYDKEFTQIELPMTKQEIRAVSIAKLMLKPDSVLIDVGAGTGTIGIEAATYMPQGKVYAIEKEEKGLNTIKLNAEKFNLTNFELIHGKAPDAIPDIPYDRMFIGGSTGGIEEIINHFLTYAKDKAILVINCITLETQAKSLEILKKKGFEDIEVVTVTVGRAKKVGPYTMMYGENPICIIKVVKK; encoded by the coding sequence ATGCACATATATGATAAGGAATTTACACAGATAGAATTACCGATGACAAAGCAGGAAATAAGGGCAGTTTCCATTGCGAAACTCATGTTGAAGCCTGATTCTGTCCTGATTGATGTGGGAGCGGGGACAGGAACGATAGGAATAGAGGCTGCAACCTATATGCCACAGGGAAAAGTTTATGCAATAGAAAAGGAAGAAAAGGGATTAAATACAATAAAACTGAATGCAGAAAAGTTTAATCTTACTAACTTTGAGTTAATTCATGGAAAGGCACCTGACGCCATTCCGGATATTCCTTATGACAGAATGTTTATCGGCGGATCAACTGGAGGAATAGAGGAAATTATAAATCACTTTTTAACTTATGCGAAAGATAAAGCCATACTTGTTATTAACTGCATTACACTTGAAACACAGGCTAAATCTCTGGAAATTTTAAAGAAAAAAGGCTTTGAGGATATAGAAGTTGTTACGGTTACTGTCGGCAGGGCAAAAAAAGTAGGACCATATACTATGATGTATGGAGAAAATCCTATCTGTATAATTAAGGTTGTGAAGAAATAA